The sequence CGTCGGTGAGTGTGTCCGCGGCGGCCGGGTCGGCCACCGCGAGCGCGCCGGCCGGTATCCGGAACGCCTGTGCCTGCCGGCGCAGCAGATCGAGGTTCGCGCCGCCCGCCCCGAGGCCGACGACCTGGAAGCGTTCGGGATGTTCGGCGATGACCTCGAGGGCCTGGACACCGATCGACCCGGTCGAGCCGAGGATGAGTACACGCGTCGTCACGGGATCATTGTCCTGCCTCCGACTGGTCAGCCCAAAATTTCCTTCAGCGTGCGGGGTGGACCTTCCGCCAGTGTTCGGCGATGTCGATGCGACGGGTGATCCATACATCGTCGTGCCCCTGCACGTGATCGAGGAACCGCTCGAGCGCCGCCAACCGCGCCGGCCTGCCGGCGATCCGGCAGTGCAGACCGATCGAGAGCATCTTGGGGGCGCCGGCCACACCCTCGGCATACAGGACGTCGAACGCGTCCCGCAGGTGCGCGTAGAACTGGTCACCGGAGGGAAATCCACCGGGCGAGGCGAAGCGCATGTCGTTCGTGTCGAGCGTGTAGGGCACCACGAGGTGGTCGACGGCGGCGTCGCCACGCGGCACCTTCACCCAGTAGGGCAGGTCGTCGGCGTAGCTGTCGGAGTCGTAGACGAACCCGCCCTGCTCCACCAGGAGTCGACGGGTGTTGGGTGAATCGCGTCCGGTGTACCACCCCAGCGGCCGGCTGCCGGTGACCTCGGTCAGCAACTCGATCCCGGCGGCCATGTGCTCGCGCTCGACCGCCGGGTCGACCATCTGATAGCTGAGCCACCGATAGCCGTGACACGCGATCTCGTCGCCACGCTCGACAAAGGCCGCGGCCGCCTCCGGGTTTCGGGCCATCGCCTGCGCGACCGCGAAGATGGTCAGCGGCAGTTGCCGTCGCGAGAACGTGCGCAGGATGCGCCATACGCCTGCGCGAGACCCGTATTCGTACAACGACTCCATGCTCATGTGCCGGTTCGGGAACGATTGGGCGCCGATCATTTCTGACAGGAAAGTCTCACTGCCACGGTCGTTCTCGAGGACATTGTTCTCCGAGCCCTCCTCGTAGTTGAGGACGAACTGCACAGCGATCCGGGCGCCGCCGGGCCACCGCGGATCCGGGGACGTCACACCGTAACCGATCAGGTCGCGCGGATAGTTCTCCGACCGGTAGTCGGCCAGGGTTCGGTGCACGGTGTCGGGCATGGCGGCATTCTGTCACCGAACTCGCGCCGATGCGTGGTGGCAGGTACGTCGCCCCCACCTCGCTACCGCTATGCTGTTCGATGAACTACTACCGACCGTCAGACTTCTGGCCACGTCCGTCAGATCGCTGACCGTGCAGTGAGGAGCCACCGTGGCAAGCACCGAGGTTGAGCCCGTCGACACCGGCTGGGTCCGCGAACCAGCGGATGCGCCGTCGGCCCGGTTCGGCTGGCACGGTCAGGCGACCAAGTCCTTCATCATCGCCGGATGGTTCTGCGTCGCAGCCCTGCTGCTGATGTTCATCGGCAACCACCGCGGCCACGTCGAGGACATCTACCTGGCAGGCTTCGCCGCCGTCCTCGCCTTCTTCCTGATCAGGCCGTCGATCCGCAATCGGGGCCGCTGGAAGAACTGACCGACCCCGGTCTCACCGTTCTTCGGCCGCCAGCTGCCCGCACGCGGCGGCGATCTCCTGTCCGCGGGTGTCTCGCACCGTGCACGACACACCCTGTTCCCGAACCCGTCGGACGAACTCGCGTTCCACCGGTTTGGGGCTCGCATCCCATTCGGACCCCGGAGTCGGGTTGAGTGGGATGAGGTTGACGTGCACGCGCGAACCGAGTGCCTTGTGCAGCTTCTCCCCCAGCAGGTCCGCACGCCACGGCTGATCGTTGACGTCTCGGATCAGCGCGTACTCGATCGAGACGCGACGACCGGTGGTGTCGGCGTAGTACCGCGCGGCGTCGAGCACCTCTGCCACCGACCACCGGTTGTTGACCGGCACCAAGGTGTCGCGGAGCTCGTCGTCGGGCGTGTGCAACGACACGGCCAGGGTCACCGCGAGTCCCTCGTCGGCCAGACGCCGGATCGAGGGTGCGAGGCCGACCGTGGACACGGTCACCGACCGCGCGGAGATCCCCAGACCGTCCGGGACCGGCGAGGTGATCTGCCGGACCGCGCTCACCACCCGCTTGTAGTTCGCCAACGGTTCGCCCATGCCCATGAAGACGACATTCGACAGTCGGCCGGGCTCACCGAATTCACCGTCGCGCAGAGCTCGCGCCGCCGCCCTGACCTGGTCCACGATCTCGGCGGCGGACAGGTTGCGGTCGAGGCCGCCCTGGCCGGTCGCGCAGAACGGGCACGCCA is a genomic window of Gordonia sp. SID5947 containing:
- a CDS encoding DUF2631 domain-containing protein yields the protein MASTEVEPVDTGWVREPADAPSARFGWHGQATKSFIIAGWFCVAALLLMFIGNHRGHVEDIYLAGFAAVLAFFLIRPSIRNRGRWKN
- the puuE gene encoding allantoinase PuuE, translating into MPDTVHRTLADYRSENYPRDLIGYGVTSPDPRWPGGARIAVQFVLNYEEGSENNVLENDRGSETFLSEMIGAQSFPNRHMSMESLYEYGSRAGVWRILRTFSRRQLPLTIFAVAQAMARNPEAAAAFVERGDEIACHGYRWLSYQMVDPAVEREHMAAGIELLTEVTGSRPLGWYTGRDSPNTRRLLVEQGGFVYDSDSYADDLPYWVKVPRGDAAVDHLVVPYTLDTNDMRFASPGGFPSGDQFYAHLRDAFDVLYAEGVAGAPKMLSIGLHCRIAGRPARLAALERFLDHVQGHDDVWITRRIDIAEHWRKVHPAR
- the rlmN gene encoding 23S rRNA (adenine(2503)-C(2))-methyltransferase RlmN, whose protein sequence is MSSLPLVFDAPKRGRPPTHFADLDADARVSALASLGLPKFRANQLARQYYGRLNGDVAEMSDLPATSRDAVGDKLFPPLLSPVRHISCDDGDTRKTLWRLHDGTLLESVLMRYTERNTLCISSQAGCGMACPFCATGQGGLDRNLSAAEIVDQVRAAARALRDGEFGEPGRLSNVVFMGMGEPLANYKRVVSAVRQITSPVPDGLGISARSVTVSTVGLAPSIRRLADEGLAVTLAVSLHTPDDELRDTLVPVNNRWSVAEVLDAARYYADTTGRRVSIEYALIRDVNDQPWRADLLGEKLHKALGSRVHVNLIPLNPTPGSEWDASPKPVEREFVRRVREQGVSCTVRDTRGQEIAAACGQLAAEER